The following are from one region of the Methanomassiliicoccales archaeon LGM-DZ1 genome:
- a CDS encoding ABC transporter permease subunit has protein sequence METNSSASSPGRMSGGRKTLSWGKDDVRQSFVVMKNEFRKFFYGKKMLLFLGLTVAVLALIIVMIAALDPFSDEDDKKRLTEAMFISFYAFIILIAVTLFGATSIVSEYEERTALILFTKPIRKSSIYMGKLLASIVLTFVFTCVYYAVSAVFCAVFCGIGTEMLVSFGLSACYIFGANGVALLISTMMKKSSTSSIVVFMLFLILFTVISSVIEAGAGSGTAFWMIDQASAGISNSLSDSYDDGIRDAAVMLIWGAAASAAGYWLFKRRDF, from the coding sequence ATGGAAACCAACAGTTCTGCAAGCTCTCCGGGCCGGATGTCCGGAGGAAGGAAGACGCTCAGCTGGGGAAAGGACGATGTGAGGCAGTCCTTCGTCGTCATGAAGAACGAGTTCAGGAAGTTCTTCTACGGGAAGAAGATGCTGCTGTTCCTGGGTCTGACCGTTGCGGTGCTTGCGCTCATCATCGTCATGATCGCGGCGCTGGACCCATTCTCGGATGAGGATGACAAGAAGCGCCTCACCGAGGCCATGTTCATAAGCTTCTACGCGTTCATCATCCTGATCGCCGTGACGCTCTTCGGTGCCACTTCGATCGTCTCCGAGTACGAGGAGCGCACCGCCCTCATCCTCTTCACCAAGCCCATCAGGAAATCCTCGATCTACATGGGGAAGCTCCTGGCCTCGATCGTGCTGACGTTCGTGTTCACCTGCGTGTACTATGCAGTATCCGCCGTCTTCTGCGCCGTGTTCTGCGGCATCGGGACGGAGATGCTGGTGTCATTCGGGCTGTCAGCATGCTACATATTCGGGGCCAACGGCGTGGCGCTGCTCATAAGCACGATGATGAAGAAGAGCAGCACATCCTCTATCGTCGTCTTCATGCTGTTCCTCATCCTCTTCACGGTCATATCGTCCGTCATCGAGGCCGGCGCGGGCAGCGGTACGGCCTTCTGGATGATCGACCAGGCATCAGCAGGTATCAGCAACTCCCTCTCCGACAGCTACGATGACGGCATCCGTGACGCCGCCGTGATGCTCATCTGGGGGGCCGCAGCCTCGGCCGCGGGATACTGGCTCTTCAAGAGAAGGGATTTCTGA
- a CDS encoding Fic family protein, with amino-acid sequence MAKMDYTYVNAEKYCAPGAAVPANKLGAGDAGSLRAAVAEELAARQAELAEIGGLGGSYKLDHLCAFHKFLFGNVFDWAGEVRDVDMSDPRFVKAADLVKEAELVFLRMENEDYFKGLEIPDMADRMAYYTREIDRLHPFVYGTKETLFVFFKQVLGRMRYNVAYENVPADAWDEARDAGLSGDLSKYMGIYETIITKIPREKKKKD; translated from the coding sequence ATGGCGAAGATGGATTACACCTACGTGAATGCCGAGAAATACTGTGCTCCCGGGGCCGCTGTTCCCGCCAACAAGCTGGGCGCCGGGGATGCCGGATCCCTCAGGGCCGCCGTCGCGGAGGAGCTCGCCGCAAGGCAGGCGGAGCTCGCGGAGATCGGAGGCCTGGGCGGCAGCTACAAGCTCGACCACCTCTGCGCCTTCCACAAGTTCCTCTTCGGGAACGTCTTCGATTGGGCCGGCGAGGTCAGGGACGTCGACATGTCCGACCCCCGCTTCGTGAAGGCCGCCGATCTGGTGAAGGAGGCCGAGCTCGTCTTCCTCAGGATGGAGAACGAGGACTACTTCAAAGGGCTCGAGATCCCCGACATGGCCGACCGCATGGCATATTACACCAGGGAGATCGACAGGCTCCACCCGTTCGTCTACGGCACCAAAGAGACCCTTTTCGTGTTCTTCAAGCAGGTGCTCGGGCGCATGCGGTACAATGTGGCCTACGAGAACGTCCCCGCGGATGCCTGGGACGAGGCCCGCGACGCCGGGCTCAGCGGCGACCTCTCGAAGTACATGGGGATCTACGAGACCATCATCACCAAGATCCCCCGCGAGAAGAAGAAAAAGGATTGA
- a CDS encoding AbrB/MazE/SpoVT family DNA-binding domain-containing protein, with the protein MDVRRVQVTGGSSFMITLPKAWADSVGLRKNDQVSVVPQPNGGLLLTVGGEQFQNQDYLSEIDADSVQDADALYRMLIGAYIAGHSEIVVKSGSALRGGMLEAVSRFTQTSIGMEITEEDVSRIVMKDLMDPTEVLPQKNVNREYLLVKRMVCDVFQAAADNDGSRLEGMADRDTEVDRIHWLVQRQSSIHQLDIGLSSRMGIDLRTVTGSVGVSKSLERMGDHAVLLAGHLGRLISSGDSGSTCRAMENLFGTIPDLIDASVSSWSGSDGITAEKCIRRSKEIARDIPGMFSEAVSDPRSSGAAGMISGSLRRLAEYCADIAESAINVAMER; encoded by the coding sequence ATGGATGTCAGAAGGGTGCAGGTCACCGGCGGATCATCGTTCATGATCACCCTTCCCAAGGCCTGGGCGGATTCTGTCGGCCTCAGGAAGAACGACCAGGTATCCGTCGTGCCGCAGCCGAACGGAGGCCTTCTGCTGACCGTCGGTGGCGAACAGTTCCAGAACCAGGATTATCTCTCGGAGATCGACGCGGATTCCGTGCAGGACGCCGACGCCCTGTACAGGATGCTCATAGGGGCGTACATCGCCGGCCACAGCGAGATTGTCGTGAAGTCGGGGAGCGCCCTCAGGGGAGGGATGCTCGAGGCCGTCTCGAGGTTCACCCAGACCTCCATCGGCATGGAGATCACCGAGGAGGACGTCAGCCGCATCGTGATGAAGGACCTCATGGACCCCACCGAGGTCCTGCCGCAGAAGAACGTCAACCGCGAGTACCTCCTGGTGAAGAGGATGGTCTGCGACGTCTTCCAGGCGGCCGCCGACAACGACGGTTCCAGGCTGGAGGGGATGGCAGACCGCGACACGGAGGTCGACAGGATCCACTGGCTCGTCCAGAGGCAGTCCAGCATCCATCAGCTCGACATCGGCCTCAGCTCCCGCATGGGCATAGACCTCAGGACGGTCACCGGCTCCGTCGGCGTCAGCAAGTCCCTCGAGAGGATGGGGGACCACGCGGTGCTCCTAGCCGGGCATCTGGGGCGGCTCATATCGTCCGGGGATTCCGGGAGCACCTGCAGGGCGATGGAGAATCTATTTGGCACTATCCCTGATCTCATCGACGCGTCCGTATCCTCATGGTCCGGATCGGACGGCATCACAGCGGAGAAATGCATCCGCCGTTCCAAGGAGATCGCACGCGACATCCCCGGGATGTTCTCGGAAGCGGTATCCGACCCGAGGTCCTCCGGCGCCGCCGGGATGATCTCCGGAAGCCTCCGCAGGCTCGCCGAATACTGCGCGGACATAGCGGAATCGGCCATCAACGTCGCGATGGAGAGGTGA
- a CDS encoding MarR family winged helix-turn-helix transcriptional regulator, protein MMVDNPESEISSRMMMEMPFLFRILGVTFMDRLTEFIKPFGIKRREARYIAVLSFMPLTQKEMCEILKIDKANTARAIDTLRKDGFVENGEHGAGRTYQVCLTDKGKAVSRELHSFILSVWKEACGGIDDAEAERFMEFLERVCRNLCGEKLDADLALMRDAISQQDIKKLSEVTL, encoded by the coding sequence ATGATGGTCGACAATCCGGAATCGGAGATTTCCTCCCGCATGATGATGGAGATGCCGTTCCTGTTCAGGATCCTCGGGGTCACGTTCATGGACAGGCTGACCGAGTTCATCAAACCCTTCGGCATCAAGCGCAGGGAGGCCCGCTACATCGCCGTGCTCTCCTTCATGCCGCTGACCCAGAAGGAGATGTGCGAGATACTGAAGATCGACAAGGCCAACACCGCCAGGGCCATCGACACTCTCCGCAAGGACGGTTTCGTTGAGAACGGGGAGCACGGAGCAGGACGCACATACCAGGTCTGCCTGACCGACAAGGGGAAGGCCGTCTCCCGGGAGCTCCACTCTTTCATCCTGAGCGTATGGAAGGAAGCATGCGGGGGGATAGACGATGCGGAAGCGGAACGTTTCATGGAATTCCTCGAGCGCGTTTGCCGCAACCTCTGCGGGGAGAAGCTCGACGCAGACCTCGCTCTGATGAGAGATGCCATCAGCCAGCAGGACATCAAGAAATTATCAGAAGTGACCCTTTGA
- a CDS encoding ribbon-helix-helix domain-containing protein codes for MENKPRMNVTVDQSLIDWIDGQISKHAFANRSHAVEACVAWYKEYKETGELPPR; via the coding sequence ATGGAAAACAAACCGCGCATGAACGTTACTGTTGACCAGTCGCTCATCGATTGGATCGATGGGCAGATCTCAAAACATGCCTTCGCGAACAGATCGCATGCCGTGGAGGCATGTGTCGCGTGGTACAAAGAATACAAAGAAACCGGCGAGCTCCCGCCGAGATGA
- a CDS encoding helix-turn-helix domain-containing protein, which produces MTSEASIRAYRAIPDLEARQARVLACVRDYPGVSSRDISRILHMEQHNVCCRLGELMKSGQVHVVGTKTDRLTHREVRQYEACGNGAGE; this is translated from the coding sequence ATGACCAGCGAAGCGAGCATCAGGGCCTACCGCGCCATCCCGGACCTTGAGGCGCGCCAGGCCCGCGTTCTGGCCTGCGTCAGGGACTATCCGGGCGTCAGCTCGCGCGATATCTCGAGGATCCTGCACATGGAACAGCACAATGTATGCTGCCGTCTCGGGGAGCTCATGAAGTCGGGGCAGGTGCATGTGGTTGGGACCAAGACCGACCGCCTCACGCACCGCGAGGTCCGGCAGTACGAAGCATGCGGCAATGGAGCGGGAGAATGA